A region of Paroedura picta isolate Pp20150507F unplaced genomic scaffold, Ppicta_v3.0 Ppicta_v3_sca21, whole genome shotgun sequence DNA encodes the following proteins:
- the LOC143828333 gene encoding NTPase KAP family P-loop domain-containing protein 1-like, whose product MMASLPREFQNKDDAYCFSLAKALYSVSTPVTVGFYAPWGHCTSFLLGRIQEYMRLQSLKKDQQEFQRTGAKQRETSGWALVSLAFLMIFFRPVLTPRHKQRKNVRHLFIHFSAWEFAGSDQLWAGLITALCDGIEGYFGLAPMSLYRAVGRKCGILQAPLDKEWVSKKYLCLPLWAAVLLVSGVAIGVAVLILVFGVPVGDASGDAIALVEGIGATAVGFTVAAGIRMAVVVARNVIVTQKAQLERQMNRTDLSAQLGFMSNVKREVKVVAKFLQFMEIFQRRKLRVVLVISSLDRCSPDKVVGVLDAMNILLSDYEAPFVSILAVDPSVIVACVESSLYMKGMANNGYDFLNRIITLPFSVPKMDCETKMQMIKNIVDWREELEKSFEDEEEPGADSQHGNQRGNQSGPPPGSALCPCRDSVDCIGPRLAKDDAEIPLVAVPKGQEPPRVRCGKGFKAKDLIREALAFLQDESMKEYMTDNLVQMKRIVNTVSVTVRLMATEVPREKLCPRKAAAWVLLVNQWPCRLSWIMQCIEDDEQMSHLGLPHTCPLPPSLFLWEVYEKYVEELDMFKAPLEKLLELDGDPELFQSFLCGRFQVKDALFFLPFTVNLDSSLKRHMELLRGSRTLKRTEKSARLPTCTLMKMSVEEVCWELDKLDLKEENAQRYKARLTEHNLSGRALVYSDRNEIREALGMGLGEWMAFSVYFFGAAVPQGFFPAAASPALASKEKTRLDLHENMLQGSCLSLNISKENLHR is encoded by the exons ATGATGGCCTCCCTGCCCAGAG AGTTCCAGAACAAAGATGACGCCTACTGCTTCTCCCTGGCTAAGGCCCTCTACAGCGTCTCCACTCCTGTGACCGTGGGGTTCTACGCCCCGTGGGGACACTGCACAAGCTTCCTCTTGGGCAGGATCCAAG AGTACATGCGTCTTCAGTCGCTGAAAAAGGACCAGCAGGAGTTTCAGCGGACAGGGGCGAAACAGCGTGAGACCTCGGGCTGGGCTCTGGTCTCCCTTGCCTTCCTGATGATCTTCTTCCGTCCCGTCCTGACCCCCCGGCACAAGCAAAGGAAGAACGTGCGGCACCTCTTTATCCATTTCAGCGCCTGGGAATTTGCGGGCAGCGATCAGCTGTGGGCAGGCCTGATTACTGCTCTGTGTGATGGCATCGAGGGCTATTTTGGCCTTGCCCCCATGAGTCTCTACCGGGCCGTCGGCAGGAAATGCGGCATCCTTCAGGCCCCTCTCGATAAAGAATGGGTCAGCAAGAAATACCTCTGCCTTCCATTGTGGGCTGCGGTGCTCCTGGTTTCCGGGGTGGCCATTGGCGTGGCCGTCCTCATCCTTGTTTTTGGGGTCCCTGTTGGTGACGCTTCAGGAGATGCCATCGCTCTCGTCGAGGGCATTGGCGCCACGGCGGTCGGCTTCACCGTCGCGGCAGGGATCAGGATGGCTGTCGTGGTGGCGAGGAACGTGATCGTCACTCAGAAGGCCCAGCTGGAGAGGCAGATGAACCGGACGGACCTGAGTGCCCAGCTGGGTTTCATGAGCAACGTCAAGAGGGAAGTCAAGGTCGTTGCCAAGTTCCTCCAGTTCATGGAGATCTTCCAGCGGAGGAAGCTCCGCGTGGTGCTCGTGATCTCCAGCTTGGACCGATGCAGCCCTGACAAAGTGGTGGGTGTCCTGGATGCCATGAACATCCTTCTCTCGGACTACGAGGCCCCCTTCGTCTCCATCCTGGCGGTGGACCCGAGCGTGATTGTGGCCTGTGTGGAGAGCTCCCTGTACATGAAAGGCATGGCCAACAACGGCTACGATTTCTTGAACCGCATCATCACTCTGCCCTTCTCGGTTCCCAAGATGGACTGCGAGACCAAGATGCAGATGATTAAAAACATCGTGGACTGGAGAGAAGAGCTGGAGAAGAGCTTCGAAGATGAGGAAGAACCGGGAGCGGATTCCCAGCACGGAAACCAGCGGGGAAACCAGTCGGGGCCTCCTCCAGGATCAGCCTTGTGCCCCTGTAGAGATTCTGTGGACTGCATAGGACCCAGGCTGGCCAAAGATGATGCTGAGATCCCTCTGGTGGCCGTTCCCAAAGGGCAAGAGCCGCCAAGAGTGAGATGCGGGAAAGGCTTCAAAGCCAAGGACCTGATCCGGGAGGCTTTGGCGTTCCTCCAGGACGAAAGCATGAAGGAATACATGACCGACAACCTGGTGCAGATGAAAAGGATCGTCAACACCGTCTCCGTCACGGTCAGACTCATGGCGACGGAAGTCCCCCGGGAGAAGCTGTGCCCGCGGAAGGCGGCAGCCTGGGTCCTCTTGGTCAACCAGTGGCCCTGCCGCTTGAGCTGGATCATGCAGTGCATCGAGGACGACGAGCAGATGAGCCACTTGGGCTTGCCCCACAcgtgccccctgcctcccagcctctTCCTGTGGGAGGTGTACGAGAAGTACGTGGAGGAGCTCGACATGTTCAAAGCCCCGCTGGAGAAGCTGCTGGAGCTGGACGGGGACCCCGAGCTCTTCCAGAGCTTCCTCTGCGGCCGGTTCCAGGTGAAGGACGCCCTCTTCTTCCTGCCCTTCACGGTCAACCTGGACTCGTCCTTGAAGAGGCACATGGAGCTACTGCGAGGCAGCCGCACCCTGAAGCGAACGGAGAAGTCGGCGAGGCTCCCCACGTGCACGCTCATGAAGATGTCGGTGGAAGAGGTCTGCTGGGAG CTGGACAAACTGGACCTGAAGGAGGAAAACGCCCAGCGGTACAAAGCCAGGTTGACGGAGCACAACCTGAGCGGCAGGGCCTTGGTCTACAGCGACCGAAACGAGATCCGGGAGGCGCTGGGGATGGGCCTGGGGGAATGGATGGCTTTCAGCGTGTATTTCTTTGGCGCGGCTGTCCCGCAGGGCTTCTTCCCTGCCGCAGCTTCTCCGGCCCTGGCCAGCAAGGAGAAGACCCGGTTAGACTTACACGAGAACATGCTGCAAGGGAGCTGCTTGTCCCTGAATATTTCCAAGGAAAATCTCCACCGATGA
- the TBCB gene encoding tubulin-folding cofactor B, with translation MSGVACGSGAMSVVGTPAVVSVSISSSLNAFRVLKRYARGLTIAEFKCKLELVVGSPASCMDLELYTPDDKFMMKLDSDEALLGSYPIDDGCRIHVIDRSGAQLGEYEDVSRVEKFQIPDSEYEKRTDSARSFLKRNRLGQYNEEEMVKKEAELKEKQAEEKALSEAIPVGARCEVRVAGQPNKRGTVMYVGVAEFKPGYWIGIKYDEPLGKHDGSVGGKRYFECQPKYGAFVKPQHVTVGDFPEEAYGLDDEM, from the exons ATGTCCGGGGTCGCCTGCGGGAGCGGCGCGATGAGCGTGGTGGGGACCCCCGCGGTGGTCTCGGTCTCCATCAGCAGCAGCCTCAACGCCTTCCGCGTCTTGAAGCGCTACGCCCGCGGCCTCACCATCGCCGAGTTCAAG TGTAAACTGGAGCTGGTGGTGGGGAGCCCGGCATCATGCATGGACCTGGAACTCTACACGCCCGACGACAAATTCATGATGAAACTGGACAGCGACGAAGCCTTGCTGGGCTCTTACCCCATCGATGACGGGTGCCGGATCCAC GTTATCGACCGGAGCGGTGCGCAGCTTGGGGAGTACGAAGACGTCTCGAGGGTAGAAAAGTTCCAGATTCCCGATTCCGAATACGAGAAAAGAACCG ATTCTGCCCGCTCCTTCTTGAAGCGCAACAGACTGGGGCAGTACAATGAGGAAGAGATGGTGAAGAAAGAAGCGGAGCTGAAAGAGAAGCAGGCGGAGGAGAAGGCCCTGTCGGAGGCCATCCCCGTGGGCGCCAGGTGTGAGGTgcgggtggcagggcagccaaacAAACGTGGGACGGTGATGTACGTTG GGGTCGCAGAGTTCAAGCCTGGCTACTGGATCGGCATCAAGTACGACGAGCCTTTGGGGAAGCACGATGGCAG TGTCGGCGGGAAGCGCTACTTTGAGTGCCAGCCGAAATACGGCGCCTTTGTGAAGCCGCAGCACGTCACCGTGGGAGATTTCCCGGAGGAGGCCTATGGGCTGGACGATGAGATGTGA